DNA from Pseudomonas putida:
CACCAGGTTGGAACACCCCGTCAGCAGCAGGTAGAGTGCACACCCAGTCAGGAAAAACAGCACGAACTGCCCGGTGGACGCCGCCGCCACGCGGCTGGCGCGCATCAGCTCGACGAGCCCTGTCACCGAGATCAGCGCCGAGTCCTTCAGGCTGATCTGCCAGACACCGCCCAGCCCCGGCAGGGCAAAGCGCAGCACCTGCGGTGCGATGATCCGCCGAAAGCGCAGCAGCATCGGCATGCCGATCGCCTTGGCGGCCTCCAGCTCACTGCGCGAGACCGCCTGGAACGCCCCACGGTAGACCTCGGCCTGGTAGGCCCCGGACACCACCCCCACCGCCAGCGCACCGACCACGAAGGCCGGCATGCCGACAAAACCCTTGGCGCCGAACAGCTGGCCGACCTGGCTCACCAACGCCGAGCCGCCATAGAAAAACAGGTAGATCACCAGCAGCTCCGGCACCCCGCGAAACACCGTGGTGTAGGTCTCGCCAAGCCAACGCAGCAGCGCGTTGCCTTGCAGTTTCGCCGCCGCCACCAGCGCACCGAGCAGTGCGCCGACCAACAAGGCCGCCAGGGTCACCAACAACGTCATGAGCGCGGCCAACAGCAGCACACTGCCCCAGCCGGTCGCGCCGAACCCAATCAAATCGATCACGTGCATACCCCACTCATCAGCGTGTCTGGGTACGGCGAGCCGAGGGCCGCCGCACGTCTGATCCGGTCGGCAGGCCCCTGGTCGAGGCCTGCCGACACCCCTGGCTCAATGCGTGGGCGGCGTGAAGTCGTGCTTGAACCACTTGCGGCTGAGATCGGCGATGGTGCCGTCGGCGATCAACGATGCGATCGCCGCGTCCAGCTTGGCCTTGAGTTCCGGCTCGCCCTTGCGAATGCCGAAGGCCTCGCCTTCACCCCAGATCGGCCCGTTGATCGCAGGGCCCACCAGCACCACATCGCTGCCGCCGCGCTGCATCTCCCCGGCAAGAAAGCCCAGGTCCTCGAAGACCACGTCCACCCGGCCGTTCTTCAGGTCCATCAAGGGCTCTGGTGGGGTCTTGTACTCGCGAATGGTCGCCACCTGGCCGAACTGGTCATGAATGAACTTGCTATACACCGTGCCCGACACGATACCGATCAGCTTGCCCTCGAGCTTCTTGCGCAGTGCATCGACCAGCGGGCCATCCTGGGCCGCATCGCCACGCAGGCTGAGGCTGCCGCCGCCCAGGTCGATGCCACTGGATCGTAAAGCGACGAACGTAGCGGGTGCCTTGGTGTAGGGGCGGGAGAAATCGATCACCTGACGCCGTTGCGGGCTGATCGCCAGGGCATCCATCACCACATCGAACTTACCGGCCTTCAGGCCCGGAATCAGGCCGTCCCAATCCTGGGCGACGATCGTGCAGCGCACCTGCATGCGCTCGCACAGCACCTTGGCCATTTGCGGCTCGAAGCCATCGAAACTGCCATCCGGCAACGTTCGGTTCCAGGGTTCGTAGACACCTTCCGTGGCAA
Protein-coding regions in this window:
- a CDS encoding ABC transporter permease produces the protein MHVIDLIGFGATGWGSVLLLAALMTLLVTLAALLVGALLGALVAAAKLQGNALLRWLGETYTTVFRGVPELLVIYLFFYGGSALVSQVGQLFGAKGFVGMPAFVVGALAVGVVSGAYQAEVYRGAFQAVSRSELEAAKAIGMPMLLRFRRIIAPQVLRFALPGLGGVWQISLKDSALISVTGLVELMRASRVAAASTGQFVLFFLTGCALYLLLTGCSNLVFSRAELRVGRTLRRG
- a CDS encoding transporter substrate-binding domain-containing protein, yielding MNNKKLGFAACSLLLALASFNAPAKEWENLQIATEGVYEPWNRTLPDGSFDGFEPQMAKVLCERMQVRCTIVAQDWDGLIPGLKAGKFDVVMDALAISPQRRQVIDFSRPYTKAPATFVALRSSGIDLGGGSLSLRGDAAQDGPLVDALRKKLEGKLIGIVSGTVYSKFIHDQFGQVATIREYKTPPEPLMDLKNGRVDVVFEDLGFLAGEMQRGGSDVVLVGPAINGPIWGEGEAFGIRKGEPELKAKLDAAIASLIADGTIADLSRKWFKHDFTPPTH